DNA from Kingella potus:
GCGCACATGGCGGCGGCAAGCCAGAAAAACGCGCCGTTTTCGCGCCCGTAATACCACAGGAGCGGATAGGCAAGGCTGGCAAGGGCGAGCAGGATTTTGGCGATGGGCATGGTAGAAATGGAAACTTTCGGCAGCCTGAAAACGAACGCAGTGCGTTTCAGCGGAGCTAAAACGGTTTTTTGCGTTTCAGCGGAGATAAAACAAGCGAAGTGCGTTGCAGCGCGGCGAAAACAACGCAAGTTTCAGCCAAGCCCAACCTATCTGGCAGATTTTGCGCTCCGCCCAAACCCGTTCCGCCCGTTCGGGTTTGGGCGGAGCCTTTATCTTTCAGGCTGCCTTTTTCAGGCTGCCGCTTATTCGGCTTGCGCCGCCGCCTGCACGTTCAACACGCTTTGACCACATCGTCCACGGTGCGTACGTTGCGGAAGTCTTCGGCGTTGAGCTTGCGCCCTGTTTCGCGTTTGATGCTGTCGATGAGGTCAATCGCGTCTATGCTGTCGATTTCCAAATCTTCATACAGGTTGGTGTCGGGGCGGATGCGCTCGGGTTCTATTTCAAACAGGCTGACCAGCGTGTCGGCAAGCAGGCTGCGGATTTCGGCTTCGCTCAGGGTTTTGTGTTCGCTCATGGCTGCTCCTTAGGCTTGGGCTTGGCGGCTTTTGACAAATTCCGCCAGTGTTTTGACGCTGGCAAAATTGTCGCGCAGGTTGTCGTTTTCGCCGTCAAGCTGGAAGCCGAAGGTTTTCTGCACCGCCAAGCCCAGTTCCAGCGCGTCCACCGAATCCAGCCCCAAGCCTTCGTCGCCGAAGAGCGGGGCTTCGCTGCCGATGTCATCGGGCGTGATGTCTTCCAATGCGAGGCTGTCGATGATGAGTTGTTTGATTTGCTGTTCTAAGTCGTTCATGTGGTTTTCCTTGTGAAGTAGTCTTGCAGGTATTCGTTGAGCCGTCTTGCGGCGATGGGTAGGGGTTTTTCGGCGAGCCAGTCTTCGGGCGGATGTCTTCGCCCACGGTGATTTCGTAATGGATTTTGTGCGGTGGAATGCGGTACCACGGCTGCCCTTTTTTGAAATTGGGCGGGTTCATTCTGATGCACACGGGGGTGATGACTTGTGCGCTGCGTAAGCCGATGGACACC
Protein-coding regions in this window:
- a CDS encoding acyl carrier protein; the encoded protein is MSEAEIRSLLADTLVSLFEIEPERIRPDTNLYEDLEIDSIDAIDLIDSIKRETGRKLNAEDFRNVRTVDDVVKAC
- a CDS encoding phosphopantetheine-binding protein, encoding MNDLEQQIKQLIIDSLALEDITPDDIGSEAPLFGDEGLGLDSVDALELGLAVQKTFGFQLDGENDNLRDNFASVKTLAEFVKSRQAQA